tcaaaacaatcaagagtttccatgataacaagggtcaatggatcacacaacaaagattaaaacctaatcagagtgtgcctgctctaataccacttgataggccacaaactaaatgacctcttgtgatagaaattaattaattaattaattagccaagttattaattaatcaatttatcatgcaaacgtgtggtagcacaaacaaatcaccaataaactaataatacagcggaaaataaataacacggtaatttgtttacgaatggggaaaacctaacgacaaaaaccccactgggtgatttttaggtcaccactcccgaaactccactattattacaacaagcagttacaagtaaaggaatttcaagtaccttaccaacttacagttgaacccttaccccaatacccaattggacttgttctgtagtgacagttcccctttttgatgcacggctcccaagtacatgactaactcctttgcacaaatcccagtacgtgactaactccacaacaaccctttgattgttgtagttgatttgtagcaacttcacatagaaacactaataagatcttcaatgttggtgcaagagactttgcttggttacagaacccaaaggcatacaagaaacgcagcaagaactctttcttctgtaggaggaggctagggtttcaaaaagaaaaccttatgaagctttctagggttaggttttttttttcccacctcctttaaataggagcttaatgggctctcctattccaaataggtttacacaaacgtTGAGTTTTCCcagtccaataaggattatacaaacccataaacaaatagcattttagaataaaaatattgCTGGCTATAATCTAAAAACCTGTAAACTCAATCGATCGAGaaatctatcgagctttaatgaatctcgacagatcgagcTTCTATTAAGGAGGTACCAAGACCTACAGATTTGCACTTTAATTGAGCAGTTCTTGAGTAGTCTTCATTTCTTCAATTTAActacttgtaatgatcatcttaaACTTACTTAGATTAGAtttacctaaatacaagtaaagtgcgttttgtcaaaagatatgccaattacataaaaatatgtccccaacagtaaagaatatgcaatccaactattagatttttaaaatatgtaaaaatgttAATGTTATTAAATAAGGTTATCTccttaggttacaactaattttgtaactaaattttgtcattttcaaaatatgtagtaatgttaattTGTTAAGTGAGAGTtctagccttaggctacaacttaGTATGTAGCCAaacttttctttaaactttgttcctcttaacaatatattaggtctTTACAGACAAAAagtttctaagaaaaaaaagaaggtccTTACAAATAGAAGAGAAAgcccaagaaaatttttatcacactaaaattttgaaaaaaatgtaatttgaaacattgataatgaaactatcatgcaaatatttcaaaataagaaaatttgaaaagaaaattgttagactttatgtatttgtatgTATGTccgtgtgtgtgtttttttttttttttttttttttgggtcaatatatgaagttttctatttttattataaatttttttataattgaagttttttaatgacCACCCTAGAAAATATTCATGAAGCATGATTTTTCTACAATTAGTGCGAGCTCttaactaataaattaataaaaacattgAATTGATATCgatttataaatgaaaaaaaaaattgttatactatattataattaatattttactcattacatTATCCTATGAAAGACCTTTGCAGTAAaagaatgaattaaaaaaaataattaaatgaagTCGTAAAATAATAGTGTTTAATACTAGATGTATTATAAGATACGTGGGGTATTCTCATGacaaaagtaataataatgtAGGGtgtaaaaataagtaaaatagggtgtagaaataaataaaataacattttaagtTGTTAAAAGTTAAACTTTTAGTACATTTATGTTTGATATCTGTttataaatttagcttttagcttttaacttttatatataattttttaaaatctttctcttttattttttttctgcattttttcattttttttaacaattttcaaaatataagtaAACTTgggtatatttaaaaaaaataaataaataaataaacttttccAAACACACTTTATTGTGAATGATTGACAGATGACTCACTGGGTGTGGCTGCGGACTTCAAGTAAATATTGAATTGTCTTCAATCTGATAAAGCAGCAGAGAAAGACTTAGGAGTTAAGGCATGGGAAAGACTTGAGAGCTAAGGGGTGAACAtgtggagaagaaaaaaagaggtaaaaaaaagttaaaagataaaccttcttcttttttgaataaaaaagttatatagGACTGCCCcttgtttctcttctttttaaatAGGCCCAAGGATAAAGCCACTTCATGCTTGTTTAGTCTGTACTCTATACTCTGTACATCTCTAGCTCTCTTGCTTTCCCTATAACTTTGCTCCATAGCCAAACGCTTTTGCAGGAGCGATCGAGAAAGATAGAGAGATCTCTCTCCATTCTTATCCAAAGAAGTGAGTGTCTCtgtgatctctctctctatctgtgTAGTATTTTAGCTTGTGAATTGTTTGAATATCAGGTTTCAATTGAAGCATGCATATGTAGTCAGTTAAACATCTCTCATGGAAGGGTTCGTTACTCTTTCCAGTAACATGTTTGATATCTGctacaaaattttgtttatataatggGCACGTACTTTTATTTGATGTGTACGTAATGCTTTTAGAATAGCTTGTGTAAAcactaaatttcaatttttcactCTCTACAGCTAGCTTGCCAAAGAATTGAAGTAGTTTTTAGTGCTTGAAATGAAGAAAGATCAAATTTGGTTTTAGTTCTATGATTGATTGGCTTATCAAATTTGCTACTGTTGACTTGGAAAAGATATTATAATTGCCACCAAAATGATTTATACTTCATGTTAACCTAATTTGCCCCATCGAATTGCTATTTTTATTGAGCTTAGTTCAGAGAATTTGTTAATTGaccatttaaaataaaatgatataaaaatataaaaatttgttaaaaaattagttttatttttttcataaattttttttaaaatatagtttCTAAAACATTGCCTTAGCGCATCtgttaaaattttcctttattatATGAGTTTCTTTTTATGTACAGGGAACACGTACTGGTTTGAATTAGTTCAACATGATGAACCTCATACCACAATCAGTCCAGTCAAAAATGGGTGTGTATGACATTGAAATAGGAGGTGCAAACGTTAAGGTAAGCATAGTCGATAATCCTGCTTTCGTTTGTACTAAGATGGATGAGTTAAGATTTTCATTactatatccaaaaaaaaaaaaaaaaaagatcttcaTTACAAACTTCAGAATggcgtttctcaaaaaaaagaaaaaaaaaaaaacttcagaAAGGAAAGTTGTTGGACTCGACATTAAGTTTGTCAAAACTGATGGGAATTTAAATAAAGGCAAATTTTTGATTCTTTGTGTCGGGAGTGATTGCTTGATGATCCAATTACCCGACTCGGAGAACATATCTGATACCCTTGGGTGGTTTCTGTCGGATGAGACTATTTGTTTTCTGGGTACCGGAATGAGCAACATAGTTTCAGAGCTAGgcagcttttatttttatccatACGGACAGAACCATAGAATAGCAAGGGTATCGAACGGACGCCTTATAACTACAAAAGCAACGCAATCTGTAAATTTAAAGACAGGCGTTGAAGTAGGCTTTTTGGCTGCAAAAATTCTGAAGAAACCCAATGTTGAGAGTTATGGATTAGCGGAGTTGGCAGGTGAAGTTGGAATGGATACAGAGGAACCAATTAGTGAATGTCCTGACTGGAATGCTAAGGTGTTCTCAGATGAAGATGTCAAGTATGCAGTGCACAATGCCTATACTTCTTGTGTTATTGGGAATAAGCTCTTTGATACACTCTAAGCCTCTAAGGCCATCTTGTATATGGGTTTGACTGCTTTAATTATGTGTTGTTATATATTCTATATATGCTAATGTTGCATGTGATATGTGTAATTCGAACTACTTTAATGAAATTTCtggttgtgtttggtttgtcCTAAATCatatatgataatttattttgcTTCAATCTTCTCATAGAGAAAGGTCTCAAAATATTTCTGAGTTAATAATTATTGGACTTTGTTAATAGGCACCGTTAATGAACCAGTTGTGATTTATGTATGATTTATCACAAATCCCACCTACATAGGAAATTGGCAAAGTTTTACTTTTCAGCCGTCGTTTATGTTAGACATGTATTTTGGTTTTTCTAATaattatagaacaaaaatgTCCCTTTAACACATTTTTTGACACATTTCCCttcatttcactttttatttccCACCCAATATCACTTTATCAATATTTTACTCTTCATCTTCTTTCACTTTACCAATATGAAACTCACTTTCTTTCACTTTACTATTATCAAACccacttccaaaaaaaaaaaaaaaaagagatgaagaaaAGTTGAAGTGTTCAATGAAGGATTAAGCAATTATTCGCAAcgtacaataattttattttattaaaatttagagataaagaacacgttttttcaattttgggttcaagggcattttggtcagGTTGCAAACTTCAGAATggcgtttctcaaaaaaaaaaaaaaaacccttcagAAAGGCGAGTTGTTGGACTCGACATTAAGTTTGTCAAAACTGATGGGAATTTAAATGAAGGCAAGTATTTGATTCTTTGTGTTGGGAGTGATTGCTTGATGATCCAATTACCCGACTCGGAGAACATATCTGATACCCTTGGGCGGTTTCTGTCTAATGAGACTATTTGTTTTCTGGGTACCGGAATTAGCAACATAGTTTCAGAGCTAGgcagcttttatttttatccaaacggACGAGGCCAAAGAGTAGCAGAGGTATTGAACGGACGCCTTATACTAAAGGAAGCAACGGAACCTGTAAATTTAAAGACAGGTGTTGAAGTTGGCTTTTTGGCTGCTAAAATTCTGAAGAAACCCAAAGTTGAGAATTATGGATTAGCAGAGTTGGCAGGTGAAGTTGGAATGGATATGGAGGAACCAATTAGTGAATGTCCTGACTGGAATGCTAAGGTGTTCTCAGATGAAGATGTCAAGTATGCAGTGCACAACGCCTATACTTCTTGTGTTATTGGGAATAAGCTCTATGATATGCTCTAAGCGCAATCTTGTCTATGGGTTTGACTGCTTTAATTCTGTGTTGTTATATATGCTATATATGCTAATGTTGCATGTGATTTGTGTAATTACGACtactttaataaaatttctggttgtgtttggtttgtcCTAAATCATACATATTAATTTATTCTGCTTCAATCTTCTCATCGAGAAAGGTCTCAAAATTTCTGAGTTGATAATTATTTGTCTGGGAATTTCTCCAAAATTGTGGAACAATAGAAATTCaactcaattgaaatttttaatgaGTGTATCGAATCATCATTGATTATCATTTTGACAACTTGAAAATTCAACTTTTGTAAGCTAGTTTTGCACACAGTAGATTGTCAATGTTTGTCTCCAAGTCTCTCATATGGACATGCGCCAAACTATTTCTCTTTCTCCATTCCaaaatcaattttggaaattatatttcaaCTTGCCTTCACCATGTATCACTTTACTCAaggttaattaaattcatttttttaatctatttttgttatattttatacacGAACCATGATATTTGATTCTGtgtacaaaattaattttaatcttgTTAGTATTAATTTATTGAGTTATGCGTTGAATCTGTCTTCATTTGAGCAAGTTGAGACTAATAGGTGATTATAATAAAGCTGTAATGGATTAATAGTACTTGGTAAATTAGATTATATTGTTAAATGCATtaaagtttatattatttttgccccatttataattttattttgtagataatgttcctttttatttgcaaatagtttttaattagaAGTGCATTAGAAAATATCAATTTG
This genomic stretch from Quercus lobata isolate SW786 chromosome 3, ValleyOak3.0 Primary Assembly, whole genome shotgun sequence harbors:
- the LOC115979125 gene encoding uncharacterized protein LOC115979125, encoding MMNLIPQSVQSKMGVYDIEIGGANVKVSIVDNPAFVCTKMDELRFSLLYPKKKKKKIFITNFRMAFLKKKKKKKTSERKVVGLDIKFVKTDGNLNKGKFLILCVGSDCLMIQLPDSENISDTLGWFLSDETICFLGTGMSNIVSELGSFYFYPYGQNHRIARVSNGRLITTKATQSVNLKTGVEVGFLAAKILKKPNVESYGLAELAGEVGMDTEEPISECPDWNAKVFSDEDVKYAVHNAYTSCVIGNKLFDTL